Part of the Dehalococcoidia bacterium genome is shown below.
CCATCCCCAAGCCCCACCCCGTCCTTCATGGAGTACGAGGTGCAAGAGGGTGATACGCTCGTAGAGATCGCCCGTCGCTTCCTTCCTGAGGGGGCTGAACTCTTGAAGTTCATGGAGCGCATCGCCGAGCTCAATGGACTTCGGGAACCGTATCCTATCACGCCC
Proteins encoded:
- a CDS encoding LysM domain-containing protein — protein: MTTSPQETGQAITVPPLTPISEPTPAPPPSPSPSPTPSFMEYEVQEGDTLVEIARRFLPEGAELLKFMERIAELNGLREPYPITPGQKLRIPRGQ